In a genomic window of Streptomyces pristinaespiralis:
- a CDS encoding ABC transporter permease, with amino-acid sequence MSWARRNIVVIAGLLTLAYLILPNIVVMVFSFNKPAGRFNYAWREFSTDAWRDPCGVADLCGSLALSLQIALWATVGATVLGAMIAFALVRYRFRARGTINSLIFLPMAMPEVVMAASLLTLFLNLGAELGFWTILIAHTMFCLSFVVVAVKARVMSMDPRLEEAARDLYAGPVQTFLRVTLPIAAPGIAAGAMLAFALSFDDFIITNFNSGNTVTFPMFVWGSAQRGTPVQINVIGTAMFAVAVLIVAGGQIISNRRKKRALIR; translated from the coding sequence ATGAGCTGGGCAAGGCGCAACATCGTCGTCATCGCGGGACTGCTCACGCTCGCGTACCTGATCCTGCCGAACATCGTCGTGATGGTGTTCTCGTTCAACAAGCCCGCCGGGCGCTTCAACTATGCCTGGCGGGAGTTCTCCACCGACGCCTGGCGTGACCCGTGCGGCGTCGCCGACCTGTGCGGCTCGCTCGCGCTCTCGCTGCAGATCGCCCTGTGGGCGACGGTCGGCGCGACCGTGCTCGGCGCCATGATCGCCTTCGCGCTCGTCCGCTACCGCTTCCGCGCCCGCGGCACGATCAACTCGCTGATCTTCCTGCCGATGGCGATGCCCGAAGTGGTCATGGCCGCCTCGCTGCTGACGCTCTTCCTCAACCTCGGGGCGGAGCTGGGCTTCTGGACCATCCTCATCGCGCACACCATGTTCTGCCTGAGCTTCGTCGTGGTGGCGGTGAAGGCACGGGTCATGTCGATGGACCCGAGGCTGGAGGAAGCGGCGAGGGACCTCTACGCCGGGCCCGTGCAGACGTTCCTTCGGGTCACCCTCCCGATTGCCGCACCCGGCATCGCAGCCGGCGCGATGCTGGCCTTCGCCCTGTCCTTCGACGACTTCATCATCACCAACTTCAACTCGGGCAACACCGTCACCTTCCCCATGTTCGTGTGGGGCTCGGCCCAGCGCGGCACGCCCGTCCAGATCAACGTCATCGGTACGGCCATGTTCGCCGTCGCCGTACTGATCGTGGCCGGCGGCCAGATCATCAGCAACCGCCGGAAGAAGCGCGCCCTGATCCGGTAG
- a CDS encoding ABC transporter permease, whose amino-acid sequence MTVTQAPPLSPAPGGPPAHKPSVRRRLVPYWLLLPGILWLIVFFVLPLVYQASTSVQTGSLEEGFEVTWHFATYWDALSEYYPQFLRSLLYAGTATALCLLLGYPLAYLIAFKAGRWRNLLLVLVIAPFFTSFLIRTLAWKTILADGGPVVEALGAVGFLDVTSWLGLTEGSRVLATPLAVVTGLTYNFLPFMILPLYTSLERIDPRLHEAAGDLYARPATTFRKVTLPLSMPGVVSGTLLTFIPASGDYVNAQLLGSTDTRMIGNVIQSQFLRVLDYPTAAALSFILMAIVLITVTVYIRRAGTEDLV is encoded by the coding sequence ATGACCGTCACCCAGGCACCCCCGCTGTCGCCCGCCCCCGGCGGGCCGCCCGCCCACAAGCCCTCGGTGCGCCGCAGGCTGGTCCCCTACTGGCTGCTGCTCCCCGGCATCCTGTGGCTGATCGTCTTCTTCGTGCTGCCCCTCGTCTACCAGGCGTCGACCTCCGTGCAGACGGGGTCGCTGGAGGAGGGCTTCGAGGTCACCTGGCACTTCGCGACCTACTGGGACGCGCTGAGCGAGTACTACCCGCAGTTCCTGCGCTCGCTTCTGTACGCGGGCACCGCCACCGCTCTGTGCCTGCTGCTCGGCTATCCGCTCGCCTATCTCATCGCGTTCAAGGCCGGCCGCTGGCGCAATCTGCTGCTGGTGCTGGTCATCGCGCCGTTCTTCACCAGCTTCCTGATCCGCACGCTGGCCTGGAAGACGATCCTCGCGGACGGCGGACCGGTGGTGGAGGCGCTGGGCGCCGTCGGCTTCCTGGACGTCACCAGCTGGCTCGGGCTCACCGAGGGCAGCCGCGTGCTCGCCACACCGCTGGCGGTCGTCACCGGCCTGACGTACAACTTCCTGCCGTTCATGATCCTTCCGCTCTACACCTCGCTGGAGCGGATCGACCCGCGGCTCCACGAGGCGGCCGGAGACCTGTACGCCAGGCCCGCCACGACCTTCCGCAAGGTGACCCTCCCGCTGTCCATGCCGGGCGTGGTCTCCGGGACGCTGCTGACGTTCATCCCGGCGAGCGGTGACTACGTGAACGCCCAGCTGCTGGGCTCGACCGACACCCGCATGATCGGAAACGTCATCCAGTCGCAGTTCCTGCGGGTGCTCGACTACCCGACGGCGGCCGCGCTGTCGTTCATCCTGATGGCGATCGTGCTGATCACCGTCACCGTCTACATCCGCCGGGCCGGAACGGAGGACCTGGTCTGA